The Corallococcus caeni genomic interval GGCCTCCGCGAGCACGGACAGCGCGCCGCCCTCCGGATACGCGCCTTCGGAGATGGCGATGATGGAGAAGCTGCGCCGCCGCGTGGCCCGCCGCTTCAGCGTGTCCAGCAGGGACGTCACCCGGTACGGGATCTCCGGGATGAGGATGAGGTCCGCGCCGCCCGCGATGCCGCTGTCCAGCGTGAGGAAGCCCGCGTGCCGGCCCATGATCTCCACCACCATCACGCGGTCGTGCGACTCCGCCGTGGAGTGCAGCCGGTCCAGCGCCTCCGTGACGATGAGCCGGGCGGTGTCGAAGCCAAACGTCTGGTCCGTGCCGGACAGGTCGTTGTCGATGGTCTTCGGACACCCGACGACCTTCAACCCCTTGGCCGCCAGCTGGGACGCGATGCTCAGCGTGCCGTCCCCGCCAATGGCCACCAGCCCGTCCAGCCGCAACTCCTGGCAGCGGCGCAGGACCTGATCCGACACGTCCCGCTCCACCCAGCCCGTGCCCTCACGCACCGGGTAGGAGAACGGGTTCGCCTTGTTGGACGTGCCCAGGATGGTGCCGCCCTTGGGCAGGATGCCGCGCGTGTCCTCCACCCCGAGCGGGCGGACGAGCTCCGGCTCCACCAGCCCCATGTAGCCGTTCTCGATGCCCACGAACGAATGGCCGAACTCGTACACGCCCCGGCGGACGAGGCCACGGATGAGCGCGTTGAGCCCCGGGCAATCACCACCACCGGTGAGGACGCCGAGTCGTAGAGGTCGAGCCATAGGGACGAGGAAAGTCGGACGCGGGTGTCAGTAGGAGCGGGCGACACTATGACAGCAACGTCGGTGCGGATTGTAGGTGCCGCCCCAGGGGGGTGCAACGCATCAATCAGCTGTCACGTCGGATCCGCGCTCGCAAGGACGCGGGGGCGACCCCTCAGTCGCGCTTGAGGCGACGCCGGGAGGCCAGCCGGTCCAGGAGGGCCTGGAGCCGGTCCTCCTTCTGCGCGGGAAGGGCCCGGTCCGTGGGGGACTGCACGGGCATCTCGCGGGCCATCCGGTACAGCTCCGCCAGCCGCTCCTGTACCAGCTCGTTGCCGGGGCGCTCCTGCAGCGCCCGGCGGTACGCGGCGGCGGCGCCCACGTAGTCACCCAGCGTGAAGAGGCGCTCGCCCTCCTGCATGGGCGAGGGCGGGCCCAGCGGCAGTCGCTGGGGCTCGCGGACGCGATTCTTCAGGTGCTGCAGCTCCTCCGGCTGGAGGCTGTCGCGCAGGTGGGCCAGCTTGGTGGCCAGCGCCTCCTCGCGCGGGAAGGCGGCGAGCAGGTGCTCGAAGAGCTCGAACGCCTCCGCGAGTTCGCCCCGGCGCAGGGCGCGGTCGGCACGTGCTTCCATGTCGGCCCGGACGGCAGGGGTCATCTCGCGCGGGAGAGTAACTGTTGCCCGCCCGGGATGTCACACGCGGAAACAGGAGCGCTCGGCGGGCCGCATGCCCCGGGGCCACGAAGGGGTCCGGGACTTCCCGTGCTTCGCGCTATCCTTCCGTCCCGTGCTCCTGCCCGTGCTCACCGGTGTGTGGCTGTCGCTGTCCGGCGCGCTGGGCACGGAGCTGCGGCGGGACGGCTACAGCTTCCGGCCGCCGGACACGTTCCGCATGTCGCGCTGGGAGCGCTACGCGGGCTCGCAGGCGGGCGCGGTGTCGGAGGATGGCGTGCGCACGCGCGCCCTGTCCGCGGCGCTGGCGGACGGGGAGGGGCCGGAGGCGGCCACGTTCCTCATCGCCGTGGTGGAGGGGGGCTTCTCCGCCAGCCCCTCGGAGCGCGACGCGTTCGCCACCGCCGTGATGCAGCACTTCCAGCGCGAGCTGGGCGTGGCGCTGACGCCGGAGCGGGTGGACCGCGTGGGCGGGCCGGTGCCCCGGGTGGAGGTGCTGGGCACGCTGCGCGAGGCGGGGCAGGTGCGCACCGTGCTGGTGGCGGGCCTGGCCTCCGAGGGACGCCACGCCGTGGTGACGGTCAGCGCGCCGGCCGACCGCTGGGACGCCATGGCCCCGCGGGTGCGCGCCTCGCTGGAGACCTTCCGCATGGAGGCCCCGGTGGCGGGCGTCGTGTCCCGGCGGCTCGCGGGAGCGCTGGCGGGCACCCTGGCCGGGGCCCTGCTGGTGTCGTACGCGGCCTGGCGCCGCCGCCGGCAGGGGGAGGGGCCAGCCGCTTCGTAGCGGGGCCCGACAGCAGGGCGACGGCGTCCCCGGTGGGGCTCGCGCTGGGATACGGTGCCGCCGCCCATGTTCTCCTTCCTCCTTGTCGCCGTGCTCGCGCAGGGTCCCGTGGCACCTCCGGAGCCTCTGGCGGCGCCTTCGGCGTCCCCGGCCCCGCCGGTCCTCCCGGCGCCAGACGCTGGCGTCGCGGACGCGGTGGTGCCGCCCCTGCCGGTGGCCTCGCTGCCCCCGGCCACGCACGAGCTGTTCCGCCGCATCCAGGGGCGCGTCGCGCAGGTGCGCATCATCGAGCGCCGCTCCGGCACGAAGTCCTCCATCGGCTCCGCGTTCTTCGTGAGCGCGAAGGGCCACGCCCTCACGAACTACCACGTCGTCTCCGACCTGGTGCTCCACCCGGAGGACTACACCGCGGAGCTGGACCGGGGCGACGCGACGGTGCCGGTGCGCCTGCTCGCGGTGGACGTGGTCAGCGACCTGGCCGTCATCCAGGTGGACGCCCCCGTCAGCGACTACTTCAAGCTGGAGGAGCACGAACCGCCGCAGGGCACGCGCCTGTTCGCCATGGGCAACCCGCGCGACCTGGGCACCACCATCGTGGAGGGCACCTACAACGGCCTCGTGCGCGACGCCCTCTACGAGCGCGTGCACTTCACCGGCGCCATCAACCCCGGCATGAGCGGCGGGCCCACGCTCAGCGGCGAGGGCGGTGTCGTGGGCGTCAACGTGGCCACCATGGGCAACCAGGTGGGCTTCCTCGTGCCGGTGGCGCGTGCGCGGACGCTGCTGGACCGGGCGCTGGCGCAGGAGGCTCCCCCGGACTCCGCCGCGCTGATGACGTCCGTGCAGGAGCAGCTGCTGGCCAACCAGCAGCGCATCACCGACCGGCTGATGGCCACGGACCTGCCGAAGCAGGCGCTGGGCGGCTACCGCGTCCCGGGCCGCTGGAGCCCGTTCCTCAAGTGCTGGGGCGACACGCCGCATGATCCGGAGACGCCCTACACGGTGACGAGCTACCAGTGCTCCTCCGAGGAGGACATCTTCCTGTCCTCCAGCCACCGCACGGGCGTGGTGGCCTACCTGCACCAGCACGTGGAGAGCCAGAAGCTGGGCGCGATGCGCTTCTCCGCGCTCTACAGCACGCTCTTCTCCCAGGACCCGGACGCGGTGGAGGCCACGCGCGAGGACGTCACCAACTTCCGCTGCAAGTCGGAGTTCGTGGACGTGAACGGCCTCACGGTGCGCGCCGCGCTCTGCCTGCGCGCCTACCGCCGCTTCCCGGGCCTCTACGACCTGGTGCTGCGCGCGGCCACGCTGAACGCGGCCACGCACGGCGTGGACACCAGCCTCACGCTGGGCGGCTTCTCCGCGGAGAACGCTCGCAAGCTGGCGCGCCGCTACCTGGAGGGCCTGTCGTGGACGAAGTGATCTTCCTGGAGGTGCTGGAAGGGGACGCCGTCCAGTCCCGCCACCGGCTGGACAGGCTGCCGGTGACGGTGGGGCGCGGCTACGCCAACGACGTCATCCTGGACGACCCGAAGGTCTCCGCGCAGCACCTGCGCCTGGAGCGGCGCGAGGACGGCGCGGTGGTGCTGCATGACGTGGGCAGCGTCAACGGCACCTTCAGCGTGGAGCCGTGGGTGGCGCTCAAGGAGCTGGTGCTCACCCCGGACGCGCGCGTGTCCGTGGGGGACACGGTGCTGCGCTTCCGTCACCGCAACTTCGTGGTGGAGGACACCGTCGTCAACGAAGCGCCCGCCGCGCCGCGCGAGCGCCTCCTGGAGCGCCCCCGCGCCTTCGCCTTCTCGCTGCAGGCGCTGGTCGTGACGTCCTTCATCTCCGAGCGGGTGACCCAGTTCCGCAAGACGGACTGGGGCGACCTGCTGATGTCCGCCGTGGTGCCCCTGGGGCTCGCGCTCCTGTGGGCCGGCGGCTGGTCGCTGGCGAGCCGCATCGCGCGCAAGCGCTTCCACTTCCGCGTGCACGCCACCATTGGCGCCCTGGTGCTGCTGGGCTTCGCGCTGTCACCGCCGCTGTTCGCGCTCGTGAGCTTCAGCTTCTCGCTGGGGACGTGGCTGGGCGTCGTGCGCACGCTGACCCTGCTGGGGCTGATGGGGTGGGGGCTCTACTGGCACCTGCGCTACGTCACGCGCTGGAGCGGGAGGCGCGTGGTGCGCGGGCTCGTCATCGCGTCGGTGGGCGTGCTGGCGCTCACGAGCGTGTCGGAGCTGCTGGGCAACGAGGACTTCAGCGAGGCGCTGGAGTTCCCCCGCTCGCTCCTGCCGCCGGTGCTGCGCGTGGCCCCGGCGCACTCCATGGACTCGTTCTTCGAGGACGTGAAGCCGCTGGAGAAGAAGGTGGACGCGCTCGTGAAGGAGCGCTGAGGCGCGTCCACCGCTTCAGGGGCCTACAGGCCGCGCACCTCGTGCGGCTTGTAGGGGGCCTCCAGGGCCTTCACCTCCTCGGGCGTCAGCTTGAGGCTCACCGCCTTCACCGCGTCCTCCAGGTGCTGCGGCTTCGTCGCGCCGATGATGGGCGCGGTGACCACGGGCTTGGACAGCAGCCACGCCAGGGCCACCTGCGCGGGCGGGGCCTTGCGCGCGTCCGCCACCTGCTTCACCGCCTCCACCACGTCCCAGTCCCCGGGCTGGTTGTAGAGCATGGGCGACAGCGTGTCGGTGCCCGCGCGCGTCGTGGCCTCCTTGTCGTCCAGCGACTTGCGCGAACCCGCGAGCAGCCCCCGCGCCAGCGGAGACCAGGGGATGACGCCCACGCCCTCCGCCTCGCAGAGGGGCAGCATCTCCCGCTCCTCCTCGCGGTAGACGAGGTTGTAGTGGTTCTGCATGGACACGAAGCGCGCCCAGCCGTTGCGCTCGGACACGCTGAGCGCGCGCATGAACTGCCACGCGTACGCGGAAGATGCGCCCAGGTAGCGCACCTTGCCCTGGCGCACGAGCTGATCCAGCGCGGACAGCGTCTCCTCGATGGGCGTGTTCGGGTCCATCCGGTGGATTTGATAGAGGTCGATGGTGTCCACGCCCAGCCGCTTGAGGCTCGCCTCGCACGCCTGCGTGATGGCCTTGCGCGACAGGCCGCGCTCGTTCTGCCCGCTGCCGGTGGGGAAGTAGACCTTCGTCGCCAGCACCACCTCGTCCAGCTTCGCGTACTTGCGCAGCGCGCGGCCCGTCACCTCCTCGCTGA includes:
- a CDS encoding 6-phosphofructokinase, which codes for MARPLRLGVLTGGGDCPGLNALIRGLVRRGVYEFGHSFVGIENGYMGLVEPELVRPLGVEDTRGILPKGGTILGTSNKANPFSYPVREGTGWVERDVSDQVLRRCQELRLDGLVAIGGDGTLSIASQLAAKGLKVVGCPKTIDNDLSGTDQTFGFDTARLIVTEALDRLHSTAESHDRVMVVEIMGRHAGFLTLDSGIAGGADLILIPEIPYRVTSLLDTLKRRATRRRSFSIIAISEGAYPEGGALSVLAEATDIPGRGVVRLGGSGKVCADLLASHIEAEIRVTVLGHLQRGGSPSAADRLLATRYGCKVLDLVRDGDWGHMVALRSNEIVSVPLSESRKERRVDPQGELVRFARSMGIGFGD
- a CDS encoding aldo/keto reductase; protein product: MKYANLGHTGLRVSRICLGCMSYGTPKWRPWVLDEEAAQPFFRRAVELGITFFDTANMYSDGVSEEVTGRALRKYAKLDEVVLATKVYFPTGSGQNERGLSRKAITQACEASLKRLGVDTIDLYQIHRMDPNTPIEETLSALDQLVRQGKVRYLGASSAYAWQFMRALSVSERNGWARFVSMQNHYNLVYREEEREMLPLCEAEGVGVIPWSPLARGLLAGSRKSLDDKEATTRAGTDTLSPMLYNQPGDWDVVEAVKQVADARKAPPAQVALAWLLSKPVVTAPIIGATKPQHLEDAVKAVSLKLTPEEVKALEAPYKPHEVRGL
- a CDS encoding S1 family peptidase codes for the protein MFSFLLVAVLAQGPVAPPEPLAAPSASPAPPVLPAPDAGVADAVVPPLPVASLPPATHELFRRIQGRVAQVRIIERRSGTKSSIGSAFFVSAKGHALTNYHVVSDLVLHPEDYTAELDRGDATVPVRLLAVDVVSDLAVIQVDAPVSDYFKLEEHEPPQGTRLFAMGNPRDLGTTIVEGTYNGLVRDALYERVHFTGAINPGMSGGPTLSGEGGVVGVNVATMGNQVGFLVPVARARTLLDRALAQEAPPDSAALMTSVQEQLLANQQRITDRLMATDLPKQALGGYRVPGRWSPFLKCWGDTPHDPETPYTVTSYQCSSEEDIFLSSSHRTGVVAYLHQHVESQKLGAMRFSALYSTLFSQDPDAVEATREDVTNFRCKSEFVDVNGLTVRAALCLRAYRRFPGLYDLVLRAATLNAATHGVDTSLTLGGFSAENARKLARRYLEGLSWTK
- a CDS encoding FHA domain-containing protein is translated as MDEVIFLEVLEGDAVQSRHRLDRLPVTVGRGYANDVILDDPKVSAQHLRLERREDGAVVLHDVGSVNGTFSVEPWVALKELVLTPDARVSVGDTVLRFRHRNFVVEDTVVNEAPAAPRERLLERPRAFAFSLQALVVTSFISERVTQFRKTDWGDLLMSAVVPLGLALLWAGGWSLASRIARKRFHFRVHATIGALVLLGFALSPPLFALVSFSFSLGTWLGVVRTLTLLGLMGWGLYWHLRYVTRWSGRRVVRGLVIASVGVLALTSVSELLGNEDFSEALEFPRSLLPPVLRVAPAHSMDSFFEDVKPLEKKVDALVKER